From Camelina sativa cultivar DH55 chromosome 5, Cs, whole genome shotgun sequence:
ATCAGTCTCCCAACGAACTAAGGTCTTTTCGTTAACCAAAGGGGAATGATGGATGATGTAAGTCAATTTTGAATCTAAATGCTTTCTCTGAGTTTGATAGGAAGGTCAAGATCAGGTTCCGTCGCAGTCAAGGCAGAGAAGTAGTCATCCACCATGTCCTCTGATACTTTCTCCAAGCTCGGTGGATCCCACTGCACACCCACCAGTTCTTATCATTAATTCAGTTTAATGGCTTACTTAATATGTACACAGTGACGCGTTACATAAAATACCTTCGGTGCTTCGTCCTTGTCTATCAATCGAGCTCGTACTCCCTTGTCACACCATTGAAACCATTACTCATCATTAGTGACTACTCCTTACTCTGTTTGCAATGATGTCTAAGACTTTTTTATACCGGAAATTCACATACCTCGCAAAAATTGCCAGACATTGGCCCGATTGTTCCTTGTAGCGACATTCTATACTCTCGGATTAAGCATTGGTCAAGTGTTTGAAATCTTCCTTCCCGGATCTATTCGATTCGTTTAAAGAAGGTATATAAGTCGAGAAAAGGAAATTTGAATTCTTTGAAGATGGGTTTACAAGCAAATTTGATTGTGAACTTACAGATCTCAATGCCACCTTCAAAGATAACGGTGATGTTTCTTTAAGTCGACGAAGAGTAGTAGTGCACCATGTGTCTTTTCTTCTACTAGCCTCCATTTCCTGGCGACCCAAAACACCGTTACTTCTAGTGACTCGAGATGGTCATACTCGCAGAATCATTTGTTGCAGAGACTTACCAAAGAATCAATAATTTCTTCTACTGTGTCATGGCCGAAGCATTTTTCAAGTAAATCAATCCTAAgacaaaatcagaaacagagcaagctTAGGACTTGGGAGATAGTAtgaggagaaaacaaggaaGGAGTTGTGTATCTCCaagtttcaagaaaacaaacctgCCAAGAACACCAGTCTTTTCTGGATGAGCAACTTCTGAACATTTTTCTAAGCATGACTCAACAACAGATGGATCATCAGTGAGCAAATTCTTGAGCTGTTCTTCCATTACAGGAACCTCCTGTTGTAAGAGAAGAAAGCCTTATTATCTAGCATGTAAGATAAGTtcaatgaaaacagaaaaaaaatctcaaattatgTAATCCAAACTTACCTCACTTCTAATATAATGTGTGGCAAGGCCACAAGCCAACATTTCTGCCCCACTGAGCTTTAACCCAGTCAGACCCAGATACTCCCCTGCATACACTCTATTAAATCATCCATCTTAGGAAGCTAATGTATACTATGAAGTAGGAAACTTTGAAGCAAGTTAGGCTAAGTTGGTAGTTATCGGCAGAGTTTGTTATTTAACTTTCCTGCTGGATCAGTGATTTCTTTGGTAATTGTTCAAATAAAAATTGCTTTACAGAATTAAACAACATTGTTAAATGACACAATTTAAGCAGTTCAAAATATAACACAAGCATACCTAAGCGACCAGGTAAGTGGGAGAGATTAAAAGAAGCGCCAGCATCAGGATGAAAACCAATGATTGTTTCAGGGGTAGCAAAAATCTGCAATACCCATGAGCTAGTTACTCAATTCTCCAAGAAGTTAGACAACGGAACTAAACTAGAATCCAGCTGACCAACTAATTGAAAGGAGGAAATAGATTGATGAAAGGTGTGGAGAAATAGCATATAGATGGAAAATTTACATACAGATCTATCAGTAGCTACACGAAATGTCCCAGGTATGGAAACTCCAGTTCCACCTCCCATGGTAACACCGTTAAGAATTGCCACCTGCATGCAGGGCAACTCATGGTGTTATACTAATTCTACTCATCGTGGTTTGATGACATCGTTATTTCCTATTGGTTGCAGAATGATTAAAGGTAAAGATCACTTACATGGGGCTTTAAATAAGTGCCTAGcaagtatataaaactatacaaacTCCAGAAAAACTCCCTAATAGCATCCGGGCTACCTACATAGAGATTTAAGGAGAAATAAGTGAAGCAATGAGCAGTGAATAATCTTCAGTAAAAATAAATACTGCAGAACCCTCTCTAATCAGTAAAAAAACTATCTTTCCAACCCCAATACAGATAACAAAAGTACCACAAAAACCATCTGATCTTcatgaacaaacaaaacctCGCCATTTCAATTCTATATATAGCCTCCCAGGAGGAATCAAACATGACAGCGTATAGTGAAACTTCATGTACCTCTCTTCA
This genomic window contains:
- the LOC104788330 gene encoding 3-hydroxyisobutyryl-CoA hydrolase-like protein 1, mitochondrial, producing MVNIILVKPSEVNLGSDRPISHEKRNKRHLRVSESETSVSSRVSLILPNKSRERVVLLVYNEDERRLMHNAKGLLGRIVRDKLWRFEYRRSFCSLKVTPEDLDNQVLVEGSGCSRTAILNRPPALNALTTHMGYRLQKLYKNWEEDPNIGFVMMKGSGRAFCAGGDIVSLYKLMKRGSPDAIREFFWSLYSFIYLLGTYLKPHVAILNGVTMGGGTGVSIPGTFRVATDRSIFATPETIIGFHPDAGASFNLSHLPGRLGEYLGLTGLKLSGAEMLACGLATHYIRSEEVPVMEEQLKNLLTDDPSVVESCLEKCSEVAHPEKTGVLGRIDLLEKCFGHDTVEEIIDSLEMEASRRKDTWCTTTLRRLKETSPLSLKVALRSIREGRFQTLDQCLIREYRMSLQGTIGPMSGNFCEGVRARLIDKDEAPKWDPPSLEKVSEDMVDDYFSALTATEPDLDLPIKLRESI